The Novibacillus thermophilus genome segment CATACCGAGATCCGTAAACTTCTGTATAATGCGATATGCCCGATCTTCTCTGCCTTCCCGCATGCGGGACAACGTCTGATGCAATTCGGACGGGTCTCTCAGGTCGTACCCGAGAACGTCGACGCTTTTACCGCGATACTTCGTACTGAGCTCCACCCCTGCAATGACGTGAACGCCTAACGCTCGACCGGCACGCTGGGCTTCCTCTACACCAGCCAACGTGTCGTGATCTGTGATCGCAATATGCTTCAGTCCAACTTCTTTTGCCTTTTTCACCAGTTCTTCCGGTGTGTAATCTCCATCAGATGCTGTCGTGTGCACGTGGAGATCGAATGAACCTCCTTGGACGGCCGTTTCGATAGACATTCGGCGAGCCTCCCGGGAAAAGATTAATCATCAGTCTTGGCAACCATACGTTAAAGAGCGCCATCGCGCTCGGCGCTCAACCGTTCACGAACTATCCCTGATGATAGCATTGTATGACAGTAACCGGCTCCTCGCCACGCCGGATGTTCGGTCGGCTGATGGAATAAAATTCATCCCATTCGGTCAAAAGACAGAGGGCTCCACAATCTTTTGCCGCCTCCAACGCATCGGAACACCACTTAATGTGCGGAGAGTTGATCACAGCTTTAAAATTGTGCATAGCATCAGGATCGTACACCTTCACCCGCGCGTCTAACTTCAACAATTCCCCCACAATCTCGACGGACGGTGCTTCTCTCACATCGTCCGTATTCGGTTTAAAGGCCAGTCCCCAGATGCCAATCGTTTTCCCGGCAAAGGACTCGCGTGACTGCCTTCATTTCCTCAATGACGTTGTACCGCTGGTCTTCGTTCACATGAACGACAGATTTCAACAATTTAAAATCGTAATCCACATTTCCGGGTATTTAAATCAAGGCTTTTGTATCCTTCGGGAAGCAGATCCCACCGTAGCCGATCCCGGCGTTAAGAAGGCCGGGCCGATCCGCTTGTCGTACCCCATCCATTTGGCTACCTTCGTCACGTCCGCCCCGACTTTAATACTTGGTAAAATATGGGGGGGACATGATCTATTATCGGATAAACAGCGACAAATGTAAAATGTCTTTCACTATTTTGACAGAATTTGACATCATCTAGGCGGTTGTGAGACTTTCATTCTACGACTATGGGCATGCGGGCGGAAGAAAAAAATGGAAAATCTACAACTTACGACACTTTACGACATTTTCATCTTTTTCTTACACTGGTGTAGGAGAGATTTAGGTGTAAAGGGTGAAGGAAGATTAAGGAAGATACACATCGAAATAAAGACGTTGTCGACAATCCGGTGCTGAAGTCCTTGTGCGGCAAACCGTTGAGACGCGCATTGAACGAGTTCGGTTTTCCGACATTGCGGGAGACGGTGTTTACGGAGCAGGACATTCACGCGTTCCATCGACACATGCCGGAGTTGCCTGCGTCTTACACGCTTACGGCGAAATTGCTGGCGCATTCGCTCGACGGGGGTAAGATCGTCGACGTCAACACACTCCGGGACGGCACCACGGTGTGGACGGTATCGTTTAAATGCTGGCATTACGTCTGCCAGTGCGACTTTGCCCACCGACACGGGACGTGGAAGACGACCGGGACACCGCGGATGCAAAGGTTGCAAGGTGCGTTAAAATGGATGCCTTCGGCCTGGTACGCGCGCTTCAAGCATCCCTTCATCTTTGATGCCGCAGCCATTGCCTTGTTGGTCGTCGTCAGCTTCGCCCTCGGAAGTGTATGGGCCCGCGATGCCGGGGGAACCCCAGCAGTGAAAGCAGCCGATCCCGATGTCGTGCTCCCTGAGGAAGCGGTGAAAGTCGTCGAAGATGAAGGGTACCTCGTCATGACGCCGAAAGAGCGGGATCACCTCATCCAGCAGGCGCAAGCGACAGCGTATGCGCAAGCGGAACAGGAAATGACCGCCAAGGTGGAGGAAACCCGTAAGCAGGCAGATCAAAATATTGCCGCCAAAGTAGAAGAAAAGCAAACGGAAGAAGGAGAAGAGGAGGATCGAGATAACCACCAGACAGAAAAGGTGCTCGTCTACAGCATGCGGGAAGGGATGCCGATTCAAGACCTGGTGAAGGCGCTACACAAGCACGATTTTATCGACGATACGCAGGCGTTTCTGAAAAGGCTGGAGCAAGAAGATTTAGAGACGAAAGTGAAAATTGGCGACTACGAATTTACGAGCGACATGAGCGAAGATGCCATCATCCAAACGTTAAAATCGAAATAGTGTGAGGGGGAGTAAAATTCTGCCGTTCGGGCATACTATGACTAACTCTTTCACAAATGGGGGATGTTTTGTGAAACAGACGTCTATGTCCGAACGACCCGCGGTGTCCAATGCGTTTTTCACCGGGCTGTGGAACGGCTTGTGGATGAGTTTGCCTCTGTGGGGACTTATTTTCGCTTGTTACGCTTATTGGAGGTAAGGTTTTCTGTGACAGCCTGGGCAGGAGCGGCAACCTCCGACGCGCAGGCTGTTCTGTCTGTCTTTACTGCAGTGCGAAGGTGAGCTCGCCTTCGGCAACTACTTTGTCTCCGACGCGGGCTGTGCCGCGCCCTTTGCCAATCGGCCCTTTCAGTCGGGTGAAGGTGACTTCCAGCGTGAGTGTGTCCCCGGGCTTCACTTGTTCGCGGAAACGAAATTTGTCGATACCGGCGAAGAGGGCGAGTTTTCCTCGATTTTCCGCCCGATGCAGCACTGCGACGGCCCCGACTTGCGCCAGCGCTTCCACGATGAGCACACCGGGCATGACGGGGTAATCGGGGAAGTGGCCGTTGAAGTACGGCTCGTTGGCGGTGACGTTCTTGATCCCGACGACCCGCCGGCCCTCTTCCAGCTCCGTGATGCGGTCGACGAGGAGGAACGGGTAGCGGTGGGGAATGATCGCTTTAATTTCCTGAATGTCTAACTCCATCTTATTCTCCTCCAAGCGGTAAGATTTGGTTTCATTATATCGCAAAGGGAAAAGCCCGGCATACAGGCTTGTCACTCTGAATGAAACGGCGAAAAACCGTCTACACTAGAATTGATCCTGCTGTTCTTTAGAACGGCGGGTTCACATAAAGGAGCACGCCACTGGTTTATATTCCGCGGCGTGTTCTTTTTAGGTCGGTTTCCGATTCAACAGGCGGATTTGGCCAATGTAGACGAGGAGTGTCACGTAAGAAAAGAGGATCGTGCCCCACAGTATCGCCTGGTCGTACGGCCATTCGAACAAAAGAAAGACAAAGGTGACGTAGTACAAGACGGTCGTCGCCTTGCCCATCACGTTGGCTGGAACCGTTTGCTTGCCCCGAAAGTGGAAGACGGCCGTACCGACGATCATCCCGGCATCCCGGATAAAAATGGCCAGTGCGGCTGCAAGGGATATGTGTCCGGACACGAGCATGGACAGGAAGACAGTCAGCATCATCAGCTTGTCCGCGAGGGGGTCGAGCATTTCTCCCGTGTGGGTCGTCCACCCGTAGCGGCGGGCGACGTATCCGTCGGCGATGTCCGTCAATCCGGCCAAAATCACGACAAAAAGCGCCCATACGTTACGGTAGGGCACGTCGCTCATAAAGACTACGATATAAATTGGAATGAGCGCCAGACGAAAGAGCGTCAACACGTTCGGTATATTCATACAGTCAACCCTTCTAAGCTTTCACAATGTGCGGATGTACGACCTCAACCCTCAGCGTATATCATGTCGTACAGATGCTGCCACAGCTCCAAGCTGAACACCTCTCCCGGAGGCTCTCCCCCGATGACGGAGTAGCCGATGAGGAGCCCTCCGACTAAAGCTCCCGCCAACAAAAGGGGTAACCATAGTATGTGAAAAACGATACGCGACATCCGCCATTTCCACGAATTTTGTCGCCGGGCTTTACGTCCTGCCCGGGCGGCTTTCCTTCCTTCCGCCGTGCGGTCCGGTTCAGCATGCTGCACGTTGGAATCGGCACCTTCGTCCATCAAACTCCCCCTTTAACTGCGGATGTTGTTCACAATCCCGCTCATAGCGTCAACGGAGTCCAACGCCCTGGCGTTCAGCTGGTAACTGCGCAAGGCGGTCATCAGTTCACTCATCGTCCACCCGAGGTCTACATTGGCCATTTCCAGCGCGCCCTGCCTAATTTCTCCGAAGGGATTGTCGTTCAAGTCTGTATTGAGCACGACGTCATCAGGCCGTTCGCCGCCCACCTCGGCGATACGGTACACGTTCGCCCCAACGCGTTCTAACTGCTGCGGGTTCAGCACGTGGACGTAACGCAATGTAGCGACGAACACTTCAGCACCGTCTTCGCCACGGGCGTATACGTTCCCCTCTTCGTCAACCCGCATTTCTGTGTTCTCAGGCAGGTCGATAGGATTGCCGTTTACATCGAGGAGGGGGAGCCCCTCGCTCGTGACGAGACGTCTCATGCCGCCTTCTAACGGTGCCAACTGGAAGGATCCGCCGCGGGTAAAGCGCCGTGCGCCCGTGTCATCGGCAGCCAGTTCGAAGACACCGCCGCCTGCAATCATGAGATCAGTCGGGACGTCAGTCTGTTTGACGCTGCCTTGTGTCCACACGGTCTGGTTGTTGACCAAGTGGGCTCCGTGGCCGAGGGACATTCCAGGAGGGGTTTCGCGCCCGGGAAACTGAACGGCTTGCAACCCGTGAAGACGGCTGTTCAACACGTCGGAAAAGGACGGGTCCTTGCGCTTATACCCGACAGTGTCGACGTTGGCCATCTGATCCGCCAACTGATCGATTTTAGACTGGATGCTGTGCAAGCCCGTCACAGCATGAATCATGGCGAGTCTCACTGTTTATCCTCTCCTTAACCGAGGCGTCCTATCTCGTTCACTGCCTTTTCCAAGCTCCGGTCGTACGCCTGGATCGTCCGCTGGTTCGCTTCGTACAGCCGCTGGACTTGCATCAAGTCCACCATGGCCTGTTGGGGATTGACGTTGGAGCGCTCTGTAAAGCCCTGGTACACTTCAACGTTAGGGGCTGCTGCATCGGGAACGTCTGCACCGGTCCACTCGTACAGTCCGTCCCCCGTTGAATGAACAAATTCGGATCGGGGGCGGAAACGATGCCGAGTTGTACTGTGTCAACCACTCCGTCGGCATTGGCGAAGGTGACGTTGCCGTTCACATCCACTTCGAACGATTGGGCATCTGGCACGGTGATGGGATTTCCGTCACTGTCCAGCACCAGAAACCCTTGCGCTGTGACGAGGGTGTTGTTCACGTCCAGCGTCCACTCGCCGTTGCGCGTGTAGCGCACCCCGTCCGGCGTCAACACGGTGAAGAACGCATGCGGCCGCTCTCCGGTCTCGGGATCGACGGGCATCCCTTCATCCCACAAGGCCACGTGGTACGGGTTCCCCGTTTCCACAATGTCCCCTTGGGCAAAGTTCAGAACCGTCTCTTCACTGAGGACTCCGTGGGGAAGACTGCCGACGGCCCTTCGGTTTTTCAACGTCCGGCCCGCACTTTCGAGCGCTTCGATGCGGGAGACGAGCATTTCGGGAAAGGAGCGCTGTACGGTCTCCCCTTGTTTAAATCCGGGGGTGTTCGCGTTGGCGATATTGTTCGTAATCGTGTCGTGGCGGCGCTGAAGGGCAATCATCCCTGCCGCAGCCGTATACAACCCTCGTAACAAAAGACTACCTCCTTACACGTAACGTCACTCTTTCAACGCGCTGACTCGCATTGGTTATGTATGAATGTGGTGGCCAAGCTTGTCCATAGGATAATGTCGGTGTATGATAGCGTTCTTTCTCTTTAGACTATACCGCAAAGCAGGTCGGAAGTCCACATACAGTCCCAGAATTTAACTTGTCCGCTAGCTGGTGAAGAGAAGAGGCGGTTGCGACTCACAGTCGTCCCTCCGCCGGCAGTCGGGTCACTTTTCACATGTGGACCATGTAGATTTCCCTTGTTCGTGCCTGTCTATGTACGTTATCGGAGTACAGGCTCGGATTCTTTATCTTCGTCTTTTTTAGCGGGGCGGCGGTACTTTATTTTGGTCGCTTCACCTCCGCGCAAATGCCGAATGGACTTGTGATATTCCAGTATTTCTTTAACTTTACTCGCCAACTCTGGATTGATTTCTGGCAGTCGCTCGGTCAGATCTTTATGGACAGTGCTTTTGGAAACGCCGAATTCTTTCGCGATCATCCGGACGGTATTGTGGGTTTCGACGATGTATTGACCGATTTTGATAGTGCGTTCCTTGATGTAATCGTGCACTCCCTTCGCCTCCCTGATTCGGAATGTCTGGTACATTATATGAGGCGAAATGGCGGTTATTCTCGTCTTACAAGCCTTGACAGGCTGTTTTGTACAGATTTTCTCAAAAAGAATCCGCCCGCATCGAGATGTGCGGGCGGATCTCGCTTGTCGCAGGTTGTCCCTTATTCCACCTGCGGCAAGTGGTTCACCGGGTTCACCGGTTCACCGTCTTGATGCACTTCGAAGTGCAGGTGAACGCCGCTCTCTTTTTCCACTTTACTGCGCCCGGCGGTGCCGATGACGTCACCTTGGGTGACGGTATCGCCTTCCTTCACCTGGACTTCTTCCAAACTTTGATAAACGGTCTCAAGGCCATCAGTGTGCTGAACCCGTACTTCCTGGCCGTTCAGCGGGTGGGTGTCGACAGACGAGACGGTTCCCGAGAGAGCGGCCAG includes the following:
- a CDS encoding flagellar basal body rod C-terminal domain-containing protein — its product is MQVQRLYEANQRTIQAYDRSLEKAVNEIGRLG
- the spoIIID gene encoding sporulation transcriptional regulator SpoIIID, with the protein product MHDYIKERTIKIGQYIVETHNTVRMIAKEFGVSKSTVHKDLTERLPEINPELASKVKEILEYHKSIRHLRGGEATKIKYRRPAKKDEDKESEPVLR
- a CDS encoding flagellar hook-basal body protein, with protein sequence MRLAMIHAVTGLHSIQSKIDQLADQMANVDTVGYKRKDPSFSDVLNSRLHGLQAVQFPGRETPPGMSLGHGAHLVNNQTVWTQGSVKQTDVPTDLMIAGGGVFELAADDTGARRFTRGGSFQLAPLEGGMRRLVTSEGLPLLDVNGNPIDLPENTEMRVDEEGNVYARGEDGAEVFVATLRYVHVLNPQQLERVGANVYRIAEVGGERPDDVVLNTDLNDNPFGEIRQGALEMANVDLGWTMSELMTALRSYQLNARALDSVDAMSGIVNNIRS
- the fabZ gene encoding 3-hydroxyacyl-ACP dehydratase FabZ, which encodes MELDIQEIKAIIPHRYPFLLVDRITELEEGRRVVGIKNVTANEPYFNGHFPDYPVMPGVLIVEALAQVGAVAVLHRAENRGKLALFAGIDKFRFREQVKPGDTLTLEVTFTRLKGPIGKGRGTARVGDKVVAEGELTFALQ
- a CDS encoding DNA-directed RNA polymerase subunit beta, yielding MDEGADSNVQHAEPDRTAEGRKAARAGRKARRQNSWKWRMSRIVFHILWLPLLLAGALVGGLLIGYSVIGGEPPGEVFSLELWQHLYDMIYAEG
- a CDS encoding CDP-alcohol phosphatidyltransferase family protein encodes the protein MNIPNVLTLFRLALIPIYIVVFMSDVPYRNVWALFVVILAGLTDIADGYVARRYGWTTHTGEMLDPLADKLMMLTVFLSMLVSGHISLAAALAIFIRDAGMIVGTAVFHFRGKQTVPANVMGKATTVLYYVTFVFLLFEWPYDQAILWGTILFSYVTLLVYIGQIRLLNRKPT
- a CDS encoding flagellar hook-basal body protein: MLRGLYTAAAGMIALQRRHDTITNNIANANTPGFKQGETVQRSFPEMLVSRIEALESAGRTLKNRRAVGSLPHGVLSEETVLNFAQGDIVETGNPYHVALWDEGMPVDPETGERPHAFFTVLTPDGVRYTRNGEWTLDVNNTLVTAQGFLVLDSDGNPITVPDAQSFEVDVNGNVTFANADGVVDTVQLGIVSAPDPNLFIQRGTDCTSGPVQTFPMQQPLTLKCTRALQSAPTSIPNRPWWT
- a CDS encoding UDP binding domain-containing protein, which encodes MREAPSVEIVGELLKLDARVKVYDPDAMHNFKAVINSPHIKWCSDALEAAKDCGALCLLTEWDEFYSISRPNIRRGEEPVTVIQCYHQG